A window from Macaca thibetana thibetana isolate TM-01 chromosome 7, ASM2454274v1, whole genome shotgun sequence encodes these proteins:
- the PGBD4 gene encoding piggyBac transposable element-derived protein 4, protein MSNSRKRSIPMRDGNTGLEQLLAEDSFDESDFSEIDDSDTFSDSALEDDKIRPLSHLEPDGKSPTSSDSGRSMKWSARAMIPRQRYDFTGTPGRKVDVSDITDPLQYFELFFTEELVSKITRETNAQAALLASKPPGPKGFSRMDKWKDTDNDELKVFFAVMLLQGIVQKPELEMFWSTRPLLDTPYLRQIMTGERFLLLFRCLHFVNNSSISAGQSKAHISLQKIKPVFDFLVNKFSTVYTPNRNIAVDESLMLFKGPLAMKQYIPTKRVRFGLKLYVLCESQSGYVWNALVHTGPGMNLKDSADGLKSSRIVLTLVNDLLGQGYCVFLDNFNISPMLFRELHQNRTDAVGTALLNRKQIPNDLKKRIAKGTTVARFCGELMALKWCDGKEVTMLSTFHNDTMIEVNNRNGKKTKKPRVIVDYNENMGAVDSADQMLTSYPSERKRHKVWYKKFFHHLLHITVLNSYILFKKDNPEHTMSHINFRLALIERMLEEHHKPGQQHLRGRPCSDDVTPLRLSGRHFPKSIPPTSGKQNPTGRCKICCSQYDKDGKRIRKETRYFCAECDVPLCVVPCFEIYHTKKNY, encoded by the coding sequence ATGTCAAATTCTAGAAAACGTAGCATTCCTATGCGTGATGGTAATACCGGTCTCGAACAGTTGCTGGCcgaagattcatttgatgaatctgatttttcGGAAATAGACGATTCCGATACTTTTTCGGATAGTGCTTTAGAAGACGATAAGATCAGGCCTCTGTCCCATTTAGAACCTGATGGAAAGAGCCCTACATCATCTGACTCAGGGCGCTCTATGAAATGGTCAGCTCGTGCTATGATTCCACGTCAAAGGTATGACTTTACCGGCACACCTGGCAGAAAAGTCGATGTCAGTGATATCACTGACCCATTGCAGTATTTTGAACTGTTCTTTACTGAGGAATTAGTTTCAAAAATTACTAGAGAAACAAATGCCCAAGCTGCCTTGTTGGCTTCAAAGCCACCGGGTCCGAAAGGATTTTCGCGAATGGATAAATGGAAAGACACTGACAATGACGAGCTCAAAGTCTTTTTTGCAGTAATGTTACTGCAAGGTATTGTGCAGAAACCTGAGCTGgagatgttttggtcaacaaggCCTCTTTTGGATACACCTTATCTCAGGCAAATTATGACTGGTGAaagatttttacttttgtttcggTGCCTGCATTTTGTCAACAATTCTTCTATATCTGCTGGTCAATCAAAGGCCCATATTTCATTGCAGAAGATCAAACCTGTGTTCGACTTTCttgtaaataaattttcaacTGTATATACTCCAAACAGAAACATTGCAGTTGATGAATCACTGATGCTGTTCAAGGGGCCGTTAGCTATGAAGCAGTACATCCCGACAAAACGAGTACGATTTGGTCTGAAGCTATATGTACTTTGTGAAAGTCAATCTGGTTACGTGTGGAATGCGCTTGTTCACACAGGGCCTGGTATGAATTTGAAAGATTCAGCCGATGGCCTGAAATCATCGCGCATTGTTCTTACCTTGGTCAATGACCTTCTTGGCCAAGGGTATTGTGTCTTCCTCGATAACTTTAATATATCTCCCATGCTTTTCAGAGAATTACATCAAAATAGGACTGATGCAGTTGGGACAGCTCTTTTGAACAGAAAACAGATTCCAAATGATCTGAAAAAAAGGATTGCAAAGGGGACGACTGTAGCCAGATTCTGTGGTGAACTGATGGCACTGAAATGGTGTGACGGGAAGGAGGTGACAATGTTGTCAACATTCCACAATGATACCATGATTgaagtaaacaacagaaatggaaagaaaactaaaaagccACGTGTCATTGTGGATTATAACGAGAATATGGGAGCGGTGGACTCGGCTGATCAGATGCTTACTTCTTATCCATCTGAGCGCAAAAGACACAAGGTTTGGTATAAGAAATTCTTTCACCACCTTCTACACATTACAGTGCTGAACTCCTACATCCTGTTCAAGAAGGACAACCCTGAGCACACTATGAGCCATATAAACTTCAGACTGGCATTGATTGAAAGAATGCTGGAAGAGCATCACAAGCCAGGGCAGCAACACCTTCGAGGTCGTCCGTGCTCTGATGATGTCACACCTCTTCGTCTGTCTGGAAGACATTTCCCCAAGAGCATACCACCAACGTCAGGGAAACAGAATCCAACTGGTCGCTGCAAAATTTGCTGCTCCCAATACGACAAGGATGGCAAAAGGATCCGGAAAGAAACACGCTATTTTTGTGCTGAATGTGATGTTCCGCTTTGTGTTGTTCCATGCTTTGAAATTTACCACacgaaaaaaaattattaa
- the LOC126958860 gene encoding 40S ribosomal protein S8-like: protein MSSQRRAMGISRDNWHKRRKTGGKRKPYHKKRKYELGRPAANTKIGPRRIHTVRVRGGNKKYRALRLDVGNFSWGSECCTRKTRIIDVVYNASNNELVHTKTLVKNCIVLMDSTPYRQWYESHYALPLGRKKGAKLTLEEEEILNKRRSKKIQKKHDERKKNAKISSLLEEQFQQGKLLACIASRPGQCGRADGYVLEGKELEFYLRKIKARKGK from the coding sequence ATGTCCAGCCAGCGCCGAGCGATGGGCATTTCTCGGGACAACTGGCACAAGCGCCGCAAAACCGGGGGCAAGAGAAAGCCCTACCACAAGAAGCGGAAGTATGAGTTGGGGCGCCCGGCTGCCAACACCAAGATTGGCCCCCGCCGCATCCACACAGTCCGTGTGCGGGGAGGTAACAAGAAATACCGTGCCCTGAGGCTGGACGTAGGGAATTTCTCCTGGGGCTCAGAGTGTTGTACTCGTAAAACAAGGATCATCGATGTTGTCTACAATGCATCTAATAATGAGCTGGTCCATACCAAGACTCTGGTGAAGAATTGCATCGTGCTTATGGACAGCACACCGTACCGACAGTGGTACGAGTCCCACTACGCGCTGCCCCTGGGCCGCAAGAAGGGAGCCAAGCTGACTCTTGAAGAAGAAGAGATTTTAAACAAAAGAAGAtctaaaaaaattcagaagaaacatgatgaaaggaaaaagaatgccAAAATCAGCAGTCTCCTGGAGGAGCAGTTCCAGCAGGGCAAGCTTCTTGCGTGCATTGCTTCCAGGCCGGGACAGTGTGGCCGAGCAGATGGTTATGTGCTAGAGGGCAAAGAGTTGGAGTTCTATCTTAGGAAAATCAAAGCCCGGAAAGGTAAATAA